A segment of the Planifilum fimeticola genome:
GAGTGGCTTGAGCTTTCAGCTGTCAGAAGAACAGGAAGAGTTGCGAAAATGGGCCCGGGGATTTGCCGAGAAGGAAATCCGGCCCGTTGCGGCGGAGTACGATGAGAAGGAAGAGTTTCCGTATGAGGTGCTCAAGAAGGCGGCAAAGGTCGGCTTGACCAACTACATGGCCCCTGAAGAATACGGCGGGGGCGGTCTTACGAGCGTCATGGCCGCCTGCCTGATCCTCGAAGAGCTTTACTGGGGTTGCGCCGGCATCGCCACCTCCCTTTCGGCCGCCGGTTTGGCGGGGCTTCCCATCTATTACATGGGAAATGAAGAGCAGAAGAAAAAGTGGATCCCCTATCTGTGCGATCCGGAAAACCCTCGACTCGGCGCGATGGCATTGACGGAACCGGGTGCAGGATCCGACGTCAAGGCGATTCAGACCCGTGCGGTCCGCGACGGAGACGAATGGGTGATCAACGGGCGGAAGTGTTTTATCACCAACGGGGGCATCGCCGATCTGTACGTGGTGTTTGCCAAGACCGATCCGGATGCCGGATACTACGGCGTTTCCGCCTTTATCGTCCCCGGAGACACGCCGGGATTGTCCGGGGGCAAAAAGGAG
Coding sequences within it:
- a CDS encoding acyl-CoA dehydrogenase family protein — protein: MSFQLSEEQEELRKWARGFAEKEIRPVAAEYDEKEEFPYEVLKKAAKVGLTNYMAPEEYGGGGLTSVMAACLILEELYWGCAGIATSLSAAGLAGLPIYYMGNEEQKKKWIPYLCDPENPRLGAMALTEPGAGSDVKAIQTRAVRDGDEWVINGRKCFITNGGIADLYVVFAKTDPDAGYYGVSAFIVPGDTPGLSGGKKERKMGIRASHTGDVIFEDVRVPHENLLGEENMAFFGAMKMLEYSRPAVAAGAVGVARAAYEYALEYAKQRVQFGRPIFKNQAISFMLADMKTKIDAARLLTWRAAELADRGESCAVEGSMAKAFAAEVAMEVTTNAVQILGGYGYMRDYPVEKWMRDAKILSIYEGTTQIQKKVISAGL